From the Candidatus Bipolaricaulota bacterium genome, the window CCCGACGCGGGATATCGACGCCGCGGTCAAGATCGCGCGCAAGGGCGCAATCCTGTGCACGTTCGGGGACATGACCCGCGTTCCGGGGACGGAGATGACCCTGGCTGCCGCGCGCGCCGACGGGGCGGACGTGCGCGTGGTCCTCTCCGCCGCCGAGGCGGCGAGCATCGCGAGAAATACGAACCGCGAGGTCGTCTTCTTTGGAGTAGGGTTCGAGACCACCACCCCGATGACCGCAGCGATCCTGCTCGACGATCCGCCGGAGAACCTGTCGGTGATCGTCTCCCACAAGCTGATCCCGCCGGCGATGGCCGCGCTCCTCGACCTTCCGGACAACCGGATCTCCGCCTACCTCGCTCCGGGGCACGTCTCGGTGATCATCGGGGAGGAGCCGTACACGCCGTTTCCGCGCGATTACGGGATCCCGGTCGTGATCGGTGGGTTCGAGCCGCTCGACATCCTGTACGCGATCGCGCTCATCCTGCGCCAGCTCAAGGACGGCACTCCCAGGGTGGAGAACGGCTATCCGCGCGCCGTGCGCCCGGAGGGGAACCGCCGCGCCCAGGAGCTGATCGAGCAGGTGTTCGAACCGACGGACGTGGTCTGGCGGGGGATCGGGTCGATCCCAAACTCCGGCCTGCGCCTGCGGGACGAGTTCAGGCAGTTCGACGCCCGGGCCCGGTTCGGGGTGACCGGAGAGGAGGGGGAGGAGACCGTCCCCGGCTGCCGCTGTCCGGACGTCCTCACCGCCCGCGCCGTTCCCACTGACTGTCCGCTGTTCCGCACGACCTGCACCCCGCTCAATCCGGTCGGGCCGTGCATGGTCGGGGTGGAAGCAGCGTGTAACATCTGGTACCGGTACGGAGGTCGACCGAAGCTATGAGCGAAATGGACAAGATCACGGCGATGCACGGCGCGGGAGGGGCGATGATGGACCGTCTCCTGCGCGAGCACATCTTGACCGAGTTTTCGGCGCGAAGCGCCGGTAGGATCGGGCTCGACGCGCTCGACGACGGGGCGACGATCGAACTGCCGACCGAGGGAGAGCTCGTGGTGACGACCGACTCGCACGTGGTGAAGCCGATCTTCTTCCCCGGCGGGGACATCGGCCGCCTCGCCGCCGCCGGCACGCTGAACGATCTGGCGGTGATGGGGGCGCGGCCGCTCGCCCTCACCCTGGGCCTGATCCTGGAGGAGGGGTTCCCGCTCGCGGATCTCACGCGGATCATCAGCTCGATCGCCGGTGTGCTGGACGAGATCGGGGTCCCGCTCATCGCCGGGGACACGAAAGTGATGGGAAAGGGTGAGCTCGACCGGATCGCGATCAACACGACCGGGATCGGAGTGGCGGCCCATGCGGTGTCCGATTCCGCGATATCCCCCGGGGACGTCGTGATCGTCACCGGGACGATCGGGGATCACGGGATGGCGCTCCTCGCCTGCCGGGAGGAATTCCACCTGGAGACGAAGCTTGAAAGCGACGTCGCCCCGATCTGGCCGCTCGTCGAGCGGGCGCTCGCCGCGGGCGGGATCAAGGCGATGAAGGACCCGACCCGGGGCGGGCTCGCCGCGGTGCTCAACGAGATGGCAGGAAAGGCGAACGTAACGATCGAGGTCGACGAGGCCGAGATTCCAATCCGCAACCCGGTCCGCGGAATCGGGTCGCTCCTCGGGATCTCCCCGCTCACGGTGGCGAACGAGGGCAAAGCGGTGATCGTGACCGCGCCCGACCGGGCGGACGCGGTCCTCCGCGCGCTGCGCGCCCACCCGCTCGGGAAAGATGCGGCGATCATCGGGAAGGTGACCGACGAATATCCGGGGAAGGTGATCCTCGGCACCGAGGTCGGGGGACGGCGGTTCCTCGAGATGCCGCTCGGCGACCCGGTCCCCCGCATCTGCTAGAGCTTGCGACAGGCGCGGAGCTTGGCGCTGCGCGCGCGCGGATTCTCCCCGATCTCCTCTTCCGACGGGCGGAGTGGCTTTTTCGTCAGGACCTCGGCCTGCGGGGGAAGCGGCGGCCCCGGGGCGAGTGACTCGTACCGCGGGGTGGCGAGCTTCCGGAAGAACCGCTTCACGATCCGGTCCTCCAGCGAGTGGAAGCTGATCACCACGATCACCCCGCCCGGCCTGAGCGCGGCAAACCCGGCGGCGAGCCC encodes:
- the hypD gene encoding hydrogenase formation protein HypD, yielding MSDPVRAAALARTIARLTPDYPVKIVHVCGTHEATITEHGLRRFLPEPVEVLEGPGCPVCVTPTRDIDAAVKIARKGAILCTFGDMTRVPGTEMTLAAARADGADVRVVLSAAEAASIARNTNREVVFFGVGFETTTPMTAAILLDDPPENLSVIVSHKLIPPAMAALLDLPDNRISAYLAPGHVSVIIGEEPYTPFPRDYGIPVVIGGFEPLDILYAIALILRQLKDGTPRVENGYPRAVRPEGNRRAQELIEQVFEPTDVVWRGIGSIPNSGLRLRDEFRQFDARARFGVTGEEGEETVPGCRCPDVLTARAVPTDCPLFRTTCTPLNPVGPCMVGVEAACNIWYRYGGRPKL
- the hypE gene encoding hydrogenase expression/formation protein HypE gives rise to the protein MSEMDKITAMHGAGGAMMDRLLREHILTEFSARSAGRIGLDALDDGATIELPTEGELVVTTDSHVVKPIFFPGGDIGRLAAAGTLNDLAVMGARPLALTLGLILEEGFPLADLTRIISSIAGVLDEIGVPLIAGDTKVMGKGELDRIAINTTGIGVAAHAVSDSAISPGDVVIVTGTIGDHGMALLACREEFHLETKLESDVAPIWPLVERALAAGGIKAMKDPTRGGLAAVLNEMAGKANVTIEVDEAEIPIRNPVRGIGSLLGISPLTVANEGKAVIVTAPDRADAVLRALRAHPLGKDAAIIGKVTDEYPGKVILGTEVGGRRFLEMPLGDPVPRIC